In Candidatus Cloacimonadota bacterium, one DNA window encodes the following:
- a CDS encoding ATP-binding protein, giving the protein MLFKFENLGPLRCAELKLSDLTIICGKNNTGKTYVTYTIYGFLDYWWKAYELDLESSIITNLIEKGTISLSTIELSNKAQSYVDKACEHYSPMIREWSL; this is encoded by the coding sequence ATGTTATTTAAGTTTGAGAATCTAGGACCTTTACGATGTGCTGAACTTAAACTTTCTGATCTTACTATAATTTGTGGAAAGAATAATACTGGGAAAACATATGTTACTTATACAATTTATGGTTTTCTTGATTATTGGTGGAAGGCTTATGAGCTGGATTTAGAATCTTCTATTATTACAAATTTGATAGAGAAAGGAACTATTTCATTGTCTACTATAGAGTTATCAAATAAAGCCCAATCATATGTTGATAAAGCCTGCGAACATTATAGCCCAATGATACGGGAATGGTCTTTGTAA